In Streptomyces puniciscabiei, a single genomic region encodes these proteins:
- a CDS encoding PAS domain-containing protein produces MSASRRSGTTDELGPDEPGESGGSDLLAALLDGMDAALCAFDADGIVTHWNREAERILGWTAAEAVGRHGFAGWAVRSADAEEVQARLMSAMHAPGRQVHEFALVTKGGGRVLVRTQSAAVRGPDGKPAGVYCAFSEVHAQIDLERSIALSEALFEDAAWGVVLIDADLRPAVVNAHAARALGIGRTSALGRPLGELLAQGVEELEAALTHVLAEGAPPAPAEMWVTVRTPEGEQRRCWRSGFVRLASPLAEEPVPLGVGWLFQDVTEAKQGEQEAALLRFRTNQLHRAARAAAECEDPVEAATVHLDFALAGFADHALIDRTVPSPRSAGPAGPAGSEAAEGSKGEETPVRLVRLAATPAGAPGPSLLTGAAGLPVRYEPGHPALQCVERAGLVRADAGSVPAQRAREWALARQWPEDAVHALCAVLRSRGRTLGVVTFLRGSGRSRFERLDTAYAEDVAVRIAAALDLADALRGG; encoded by the coding sequence GTGAGTGCTTCCCGGCGGAGTGGGACCACCGACGAACTGGGGCCGGACGAGCCCGGTGAGTCGGGTGGATCCGATCTGCTCGCCGCACTGCTCGACGGCATGGACGCGGCCCTGTGCGCCTTCGACGCCGACGGGATCGTCACGCACTGGAACCGGGAGGCCGAACGGATCCTCGGGTGGACCGCCGCTGAGGCGGTCGGGCGGCACGGGTTCGCCGGCTGGGCGGTGCGCAGCGCCGACGCCGAGGAGGTGCAGGCCCGGCTGATGTCGGCGATGCATGCGCCCGGGCGGCAGGTGCACGAGTTCGCGCTGGTCACCAAGGGCGGCGGGCGGGTGCTCGTACGGACCCAGTCCGCCGCCGTGCGCGGACCCGACGGAAAGCCCGCCGGGGTGTACTGCGCCTTCAGTGAGGTCCACGCGCAGATCGACCTGGAGCGGTCGATCGCGCTGAGCGAGGCGCTGTTCGAGGACGCGGCCTGGGGAGTCGTACTCATCGACGCCGATCTGCGGCCCGCCGTCGTCAACGCGCACGCGGCCCGCGCCCTGGGCATCGGACGTACGTCCGCGCTGGGCAGGCCGCTCGGCGAACTGCTCGCACAGGGCGTGGAGGAGCTGGAGGCCGCGCTCACCCATGTGCTGGCCGAGGGCGCGCCGCCCGCGCCCGCCGAGATGTGGGTGACCGTGCGCACCCCGGAGGGCGAGCAGCGGCGCTGCTGGCGGAGCGGCTTCGTGCGCCTGGCCTCACCGCTCGCGGAGGAACCGGTGCCGCTCGGCGTCGGCTGGCTGTTCCAGGACGTCACCGAGGCCAAGCAGGGCGAGCAGGAGGCGGCCCTGCTGCGCTTCCGCACCAACCAGCTGCACCGCGCGGCGCGCGCCGCCGCCGAGTGCGAGGACCCGGTCGAGGCTGCCACCGTCCACCTGGACTTCGCCCTCGCCGGCTTCGCCGACCACGCGCTGATCGACCGCACGGTGCCTTCCCCGCGCTCGGCCGGCCCGGCGGGCCCGGCCGGCTCCGAGGCCGCGGAGGGTTCGAAGGGCGAGGAGACGCCCGTACGGCTGGTACGGCTCGCCGCGACGCCCGCCGGAGCGCCGGGACCGAGCCTGCTCACCGGCGCGGCCGGGCTGCCCGTGCGCTACGAACCCGGCCACCCGGCGCTGCAGTGCGTGGAGCGGGCCGGACTCGTGCGCGCGGACGCCGGGTCGGTCCCGGCCCAGCGGGCGCGGGAGTGGGCGCTCGCCCGGCAGTGGCCCGAAGACGCCGTGCACGCCCTGTGCGCGGTGCTGCGCAGCCGGGGGCGGACGCTGGGCGTGGTCACCTTCCTGCGCGGCTCCGGCCGCAGCCGCTTCGAGCGGCTCGACACGGCCTACGCGGAGGACGTGGCGGTGCGCATCGCGGCTGCGCTGGACCTGGCGGACGCGCTGCGGGGCGGATGA
- a CDS encoding 4-coumarate--CoA ligase family protein, protein MFRSEYADVPPVSLPIHEAVLGQAAAYGERPALIDGTDGTTLTYEQVDRFHRRVAAGLADAGVGKGDVLALHSPNTIAFPTAFYAATRAGATVTTAHPLATPEEFAKQLGDSGARWIVTVSPLLQTARRAAELAGGIREIFVCDSAPGHRSLIDMLATTAPEPRPALDPAEDIAALPYSSGTTGIPKGVMLTHRQIATNLAQLEPAVPAGPGDRILAVLPFFHIYGLTALMNAPLRKGATVVVLPRFDLETFLAAIENHRITGLYVAPPIVLALAKHPAVARYDLSSLKYVISAAAPLDATLARACSERLGLPPIGQAYGMTELSPGTHVVPLDRLHDAPAGTVGRLIAGTEMRIVSLDDPDKDLGTGEAGEILIRGPQVMKGYLGRPDATAAMIDTDGWLHTGDVGHVDEGGWLFVVDRVKELIKYKGFQVAPAELEALLLTHPGIADAAVIGSCDDDGNEIPHAFVVPRADTAEELTEKEIMLYVAERVAPYKRIRRVTFIDTVPRAASGKILRRELRELP, encoded by the coding sequence GTGTTCCGCAGCGAGTACGCAGACGTCCCGCCCGTAAGCCTCCCCATCCACGAGGCCGTCCTGGGCCAGGCCGCCGCATACGGCGAGCGCCCCGCCCTCATCGACGGCACGGACGGCACCACGCTCACGTACGAGCAGGTGGACCGGTTCCACCGGCGCGTCGCCGCCGGACTCGCCGACGCGGGCGTCGGCAAGGGCGACGTCCTCGCCCTGCACAGCCCCAACACCATCGCCTTCCCCACCGCCTTCTACGCCGCCACGCGCGCCGGCGCCACCGTCACCACGGCACACCCGCTCGCCACGCCCGAGGAGTTCGCGAAACAGCTCGGCGACAGTGGCGCGCGCTGGATCGTCACCGTCTCGCCCCTGCTGCAGACGGCCCGCCGCGCCGCCGAACTCGCGGGCGGCATACGCGAGATCTTCGTGTGCGACAGCGCGCCCGGGCACCGGTCGCTCATCGACATGCTCGCCACCACCGCCCCCGAGCCCCGGCCCGCACTCGACCCCGCCGAGGACATCGCCGCGCTGCCGTACTCCTCCGGCACCACCGGCATCCCCAAGGGCGTGATGCTCACCCACCGGCAGATCGCCACCAACCTCGCCCAGCTGGAACCCGCCGTACCGGCCGGCCCCGGCGACCGCATCCTCGCCGTCCTGCCGTTCTTCCACATCTACGGCCTCACCGCCCTGATGAACGCGCCCCTGCGCAAGGGCGCCACGGTCGTCGTCCTGCCCCGCTTCGACCTCGAGACCTTCCTCGCCGCCATCGAGAACCACCGCATCACCGGCCTGTACGTCGCCCCGCCGATCGTCCTCGCCCTCGCCAAACACCCGGCCGTCGCCCGCTACGACCTGTCCTCCCTGAAGTACGTCATCAGCGCCGCGGCCCCGCTGGACGCCACCCTCGCCCGCGCCTGCTCCGAGCGGCTCGGCCTGCCACCGATCGGCCAGGCCTACGGCATGACGGAACTGTCCCCCGGCACCCACGTCGTCCCCCTCGACCGCCTCCACGACGCCCCCGCAGGCACCGTCGGCAGGCTCATCGCCGGCACCGAGATGCGGATCGTCTCCCTGGACGACCCCGACAAGGACCTCGGCACCGGCGAGGCGGGCGAGATCCTGATCCGCGGCCCCCAGGTGATGAAGGGCTACCTCGGCCGCCCCGACGCCACCGCCGCGATGATCGACACCGACGGCTGGCTGCACACCGGCGACGTCGGGCACGTGGACGAGGGCGGCTGGCTGTTCGTCGTCGACCGGGTCAAGGAACTCATCAAGTACAAGGGCTTCCAGGTGGCCCCCGCCGAACTGGAGGCCCTGCTGCTCACCCACCCCGGCATAGCCGACGCCGCCGTCATCGGCTCCTGCGACGACGACGGCAACGAGATCCCGCACGCCTTCGTCGTCCCCCGCGCGGATACCGCCGAGGAGCTGACGGAGAAAGAGATCATGCTGTACGTCGCGGAGCGCGTGGCACCCTACAAACGAATCCGCCGGGTCACCTTCATCGACACCGTCCCCCGCGCCGCCTCCGGCAAGATCCTGCGCCGCGAACTGAGGGAGCTGCCGTGA
- a CDS encoding metal-dependent transcriptional regulator, translating to MSGLIDTTEMYLRTILELEEEGVVPMRARIAERLDQSGPTVSQTVARMERDGLVSVASDRHLELTDEGRRLATRVMRKHRLAECLLVDVIGLEWEQVHAEACRWEHVMSEAVERRVLELLRHPTESPYGNPIPGLEELGEKDGADPFLDESMVSLADLDAGADGKTVVVRRIGEPIQTDAQLMYTLRRAGVQPGSVVSVTESAGGVLVGSGGEAAELEADVASHVFVAKR from the coding sequence ATGTCCGGACTGATCGACACCACGGAGATGTATCTCCGCACCATCCTCGAGCTCGAAGAGGAAGGCGTCGTGCCCATGCGCGCCCGCATCGCGGAGCGGCTGGACCAGAGTGGGCCGACGGTGAGCCAGACGGTGGCGCGGATGGAGCGGGACGGGCTGGTCTCCGTGGCCAGTGACCGCCATCTGGAGCTGACGGACGAGGGCCGGCGGCTGGCCACGCGCGTGATGCGCAAGCACCGGCTGGCCGAGTGTCTCCTCGTCGATGTGATCGGCCTGGAGTGGGAGCAGGTGCACGCGGAGGCCTGCCGCTGGGAGCACGTGATGAGCGAGGCCGTCGAGCGGCGCGTGCTGGAGCTGCTGCGCCACCCGACCGAGTCGCCGTACGGCAATCCGATCCCGGGGCTGGAGGAGCTGGGCGAGAAGGACGGCGCGGACCCGTTCCTGGACGAGAGCATGGTCTCGCTGGCCGACCTGGACGCGGGCGCGGACGGCAAGACGGTGGTCGTCCGCCGGATCGGTGAGCCGATCCAGACGGACGCGCAGCTGATGTACACGCTGCGGCGGGCGGGGGTGCAGCCCGGTTCCGTGGTGAGCGTGACGGAGTCGGCCGGCGGTGTGCTGGTGGGCAGCGGCGGCGAGGCGGCCGAGCTGGAGGCGGACGTCGCCTCGCACGTGTTCGTCGCCAAGCGCTGA
- a CDS encoding enoyl-CoA hydratase family protein, with protein MTLISRTRARAVETLSLDATATRNALSAALVSELAGALTDCCKDPDVRAVVLTHTGSTFCAGADLRDPPHPDALTGLLRQILELRKPVVARVTGHVRAGGLGLLAACDITAASLDATFAFTEVRIGVAPAVISLPVIPRADPRALARYFLTGERFDAREAVRVGLLTVTGDDVDHALAPILDGLRRSSPQGLAETKQLLTARVLETFDRDAADLTALSARLFSSAQAQEGMTAFLERRDAAWVV; from the coding sequence GTGACACTGATCAGCCGCACACGCGCGCGTGCCGTCGAAACCCTCAGCCTCGACGCCACCGCCACCCGCAACGCCCTCTCGGCGGCCCTCGTCTCCGAACTCGCCGGTGCCCTCACCGACTGCTGCAAGGACCCGGACGTACGCGCCGTCGTCCTCACCCACACCGGCTCCACCTTCTGCGCCGGCGCCGACCTGCGCGACCCGCCGCACCCCGACGCGCTCACCGGCCTGCTCCGCCAGATCCTCGAACTGCGCAAACCCGTCGTCGCCCGCGTCACCGGCCACGTCCGCGCCGGCGGCCTCGGCCTCCTCGCCGCCTGCGACATCACCGCCGCCTCCCTCGATGCCACCTTCGCCTTCACCGAGGTCCGCATCGGCGTCGCCCCCGCCGTGATCTCCCTCCCCGTGATCCCGCGCGCCGACCCCCGCGCCCTCGCCCGCTACTTCCTCACCGGCGAACGCTTCGACGCGCGAGAAGCCGTACGCGTCGGGCTCCTCACCGTCACCGGCGACGACGTGGACCACGCCCTCGCCCCGATCCTCGACGGCCTGCGCCGCTCCTCGCCCCAGGGCCTGGCCGAGACGAAACAGCTGCTCACAGCTAGGGTGCTGGAAACATTCGACCGGGACGCGGCGGACCTGACCGCGCTCTCGGCCCGGCTGTTCTCCTCCGCCCAGGCCCAGGAGGGGATGACGGCCTTCCTGGAAAGACGGGACGCGGCATGGGTGGTGTGA
- a CDS encoding SIS domain-containing protein, with protein MSDGTPADLFFDAAIGLLQRVREEEAESIGAAGALLADTVAAGGRLFAFGAGHSSLAAQDVVYRAGGLALMNLLAVPGVVGVDVTPATLGSALERVDGLASAVLDTSPVRAGDALVIISLSGRNALPVEMALNARRLGVKVIGVTSVAYASQTTSRHSSGTFLKDHCDIVLDSKIAVGDAEVTLDTIPAPFAPASTVVTTALMQAVIATTAATLADRGIEPPLLRSGNVDGGHEWNGRVMREYGDRIFYRH; from the coding sequence ATGAGCGACGGCACGCCTGCCGACCTGTTCTTCGACGCCGCGATCGGCCTGCTGCAACGGGTCCGTGAGGAGGAGGCCGAGTCGATCGGGGCCGCCGGTGCCCTGCTCGCCGACACCGTCGCCGCCGGCGGCCGGCTGTTCGCGTTCGGCGCCGGGCACTCCTCGCTGGCCGCGCAGGACGTCGTCTACCGTGCCGGCGGTCTCGCCCTGATGAACCTGCTCGCCGTCCCCGGAGTCGTCGGTGTCGACGTCACCCCGGCCACCCTCGGCTCCGCCCTCGAACGCGTCGACGGCCTCGCGAGCGCCGTCCTCGACACCTCGCCGGTGCGGGCCGGCGACGCACTGGTGATCATCTCGCTGTCCGGCCGCAACGCCCTCCCCGTGGAGATGGCGCTGAACGCCCGCCGCCTCGGTGTGAAGGTCATCGGCGTCACCTCGGTGGCGTACGCCTCGCAGACCACGTCCCGGCATTCCTCCGGCACCTTCCTGAAGGACCACTGCGACATCGTCCTGGACTCGAAGATCGCCGTCGGAGACGCGGAGGTCACCCTGGACACCATTCCGGCGCCCTTCGCCCCCGCCTCCACGGTGGTCACCACCGCCCTGATGCAGGCCGTCATCGCGACCACCGCCGCCACCCTCGCCGACCGGGGCATCGAACCCCCGCTCCTGCGCTCCGGCAACGTCGACGGCGGACACGAGTGGAACGGCCGCGTGATGCGGGAGTACGGCGACCGGATCTTCTACCGGCACTGA
- the pdxH gene encoding pyridoxamine 5'-phosphate oxidase produces MTDRDPLLDPAIDPAAMRKQYRAEGLAEQDLAAHPMDQFARWFEDAARAALHGTIYEPNAMVVSTADATGRPSSRTVLMKQFDTEGFVFYTNYDSRKARELTENPHIALLFPWHPLARQVIVTGTAHRTGRDETAAYFRTRPHGSQLGAWASAQSSVIASRTELDTAYADLESRHPEDEQVPVPPHWGGFRITPATIEFWQGRVNRLHDRLRYVAQQGGRWRVERLAP; encoded by the coding sequence GTGACCGACCGCGACCCGCTCCTGGACCCCGCCATCGATCCCGCCGCCATGCGCAAGCAGTACCGGGCGGAAGGCCTCGCCGAACAGGATCTCGCCGCGCACCCCATGGACCAGTTCGCCCGCTGGTTCGAGGACGCAGCCCGGGCGGCACTGCACGGCACCATCTACGAACCCAACGCGATGGTCGTCTCCACCGCGGACGCGACAGGCCGCCCCAGCTCACGCACCGTCCTGATGAAGCAGTTCGACACCGAGGGCTTCGTCTTCTACACCAACTACGACTCCCGCAAGGCCCGCGAGCTCACGGAGAACCCGCACATCGCCCTGCTCTTCCCCTGGCACCCGCTGGCCCGCCAGGTCATCGTCACCGGCACCGCCCACCGCACCGGCCGCGACGAGACCGCCGCCTACTTCCGCACCCGCCCCCACGGCTCCCAGCTCGGCGCCTGGGCCAGCGCCCAGTCCTCGGTCATCGCCTCCCGCACCGAACTGGACACCGCCTACGCCGACCTTGAGTCCCGCCACCCCGAGGACGAACAGGTCCCGGTCCCCCCGCACTGGGGCGGCTTCCGCATCACCCCGGCGACCATCGAGTTCTGGCAGGGCCGGGTGAACCGCCTCCACGACCGCCTGCGCTACGTCGCCCAGCAGGGCGGACGCTGGCGGGTGGAGCGCCTCGCGCCCTGA
- a CDS encoding citrate synthase 2, with product MSDFVPGLEGVVAFETEIAEPDKEGGALRYRGVDIEDLVGHVSFGNVWGLLVDGAFNPGLPPAEPFPIPVHSGDIRVDVQSALAMLAPVWGLKPLLDIDERQARADLARAAVMALSYVAQSARGQTLPMVPQREIDKAKSVVERFMIRWRGEPDPKHVAAVDAYWTSAAEHGMNASTFTARVIASTGADVAAALSGAVGAMSGPLHGGAPSRVLGMIEEIERTGDAEAYVRQALDRGERLMGFGHRVYRAEDPRARVLRRTARELGAPRFEVAEALEKAALEELHNRRPDRVLATNVEFWAAIVLDFAEVPAHMFTSMFTCARTAGWSAHILEQKRTGRLVRPSARYVGPGPRRPEDIEGYGEITH from the coding sequence ATGTCCGATTTCGTACCCGGACTCGAGGGAGTCGTCGCGTTCGAGACGGAGATCGCCGAGCCGGACAAGGAGGGCGGCGCCCTGCGTTACCGGGGCGTCGACATCGAGGACCTGGTCGGTCATGTCTCGTTCGGGAACGTGTGGGGGCTGCTGGTCGACGGGGCCTTCAATCCCGGGCTGCCGCCCGCCGAGCCGTTCCCGATCCCGGTGCACTCCGGTGACATCCGTGTGGATGTCCAGTCGGCGCTCGCCATGCTGGCGCCGGTGTGGGGGCTGAAGCCGTTGCTCGACATCGACGAGCGGCAGGCGCGGGCGGATCTGGCGCGGGCCGCGGTGATGGCGCTGTCGTATGTCGCGCAGTCGGCGCGGGGGCAGACGCTGCCGATGGTGCCGCAGCGGGAGATCGACAAGGCGAAGTCGGTGGTGGAGCGGTTCATGATCCGGTGGCGGGGTGAGCCGGATCCGAAGCATGTGGCGGCTGTGGACGCGTATTGGACGTCCGCCGCCGAGCACGGCATGAATGCGTCGACTTTTACGGCGCGGGTGATCGCGTCGACGGGTGCGGATGTCGCCGCCGCGTTGTCGGGGGCGGTGGGGGCGATGTCCGGGCCGCTGCACGGGGGTGCGCCCTCGCGCGTGCTGGGGATGATCGAGGAGATCGAGCGGACGGGGGACGCGGAGGCGTACGTCAGGCAGGCCCTGGACCGGGGTGAGCGGCTGATGGGGTTCGGGCACCGGGTGTACCGGGCGGAGGATCCGCGGGCGCGGGTGCTGCGGCGTACGGCGCGGGAGCTGGGCGCGCCGCGGTTCGAGGTGGCCGAGGCGTTGGAGAAGGCGGCGCTGGAGGAGTTGCACAACCGTCGGCCTGATCGGGTGCTTGCCACCAACGTGGAGTTCTGGGCGGCGATCGTGCTGGACTTCGCCGAGGTGCCGGCGCACATGTTCACGTCGATGTTCACGTGTGCGCGGACGGCTGGGTGGTCGGCGCACATTCTGGAGCAGAAGCGGACGGGGCGGCTTGTGCGGCCTTCTGCGCGGTATGTGGGGCCGGGGCCGCGAAGGCCGGAGGACATCGAGGGGTACGGAGAGATCACCCACTGA
- a CDS encoding isopenicillin N synthase family dioxygenase — MTTHTASTYQPTTTPSYDQLPVIDLSAADHGPQARALLHAQLHSAAHDVGFFQLVGHGVTRTETDALLTAMRAFFALPEADRLALDNINSPHFRGYTRTGDERTAGARDWRDQLDIGAERPARVPAPGEPPYWWLQGPNQWPTALPELRTAALAWIDKLSTVADRLLHELLAAIGAPADFYDPIFGTHAHPHLKLVRYPGSAGDGTDQGVGAHKDYGFLTLLLQDTVGGLQVQREDGLFHDVPPIEGAFVVNLGELLEVATNGYLLATNHRVVSPPGATERFSVPFFYNPRLDARVEPLPFPHASKAPGITTDPANPLHAEYGYNELKGKLRAHPLVAERHHAELLTPA, encoded by the coding sequence ATGACGACGCACACCGCATCGACGTACCAGCCCACGACGACCCCGTCGTACGACCAGCTTCCCGTCATCGACCTCTCGGCCGCCGACCACGGCCCCCAGGCCCGCGCCCTCCTGCACGCCCAGCTGCACAGCGCCGCCCACGACGTCGGCTTCTTCCAGCTCGTCGGCCACGGCGTGACCCGGACCGAGACCGACGCGCTGCTCACCGCCATGCGCGCCTTCTTCGCCCTCCCCGAAGCCGACCGCCTCGCCCTGGACAACATCAACTCGCCCCACTTCCGCGGCTACACCCGCACCGGCGACGAGCGCACCGCCGGCGCCCGCGACTGGCGCGACCAGCTCGACATAGGCGCCGAACGCCCCGCCCGCGTCCCCGCCCCCGGCGAACCCCCGTACTGGTGGCTCCAGGGCCCCAACCAGTGGCCCACCGCCCTGCCCGAACTGCGCACGGCCGCCCTGGCCTGGATCGACAAGCTCAGCACGGTGGCCGACCGCCTCCTGCACGAGCTCCTCGCCGCCATCGGCGCCCCCGCCGACTTCTACGACCCGATCTTCGGCACCCACGCCCACCCGCACCTCAAACTCGTCCGCTACCCCGGCAGCGCGGGCGACGGCACCGACCAGGGCGTCGGCGCCCACAAGGACTACGGCTTCCTGACCCTGCTCCTGCAGGACACCGTCGGCGGCCTCCAGGTCCAGCGCGAGGACGGCCTCTTCCACGACGTCCCGCCCATCGAGGGAGCCTTCGTCGTCAACCTCGGCGAACTCCTCGAGGTCGCCACCAACGGCTACCTCCTCGCCACCAACCACCGCGTGGTCAGCCCACCCGGAGCCACCGAACGCTTCTCCGTCCCGTTCTTCTACAACCCCCGCCTGGACGCCAGGGTCGAGCCCCTCCCCTTCCCCCACGCGTCGAAGGCCCCCGGCATCACCACCGACCCGGCGAACCCCCTGCACGCCGAGTACGGCTACAACGAGCTGAAGGGCAAGCTCAGGGCGCATCCGCTGGTGGCGGAGAGGCACCATGCGGAGTTGCTGACGCCTGCGTGA
- a CDS encoding TetR/AcrR family transcriptional regulator, which yields MSTTAESDRATRERDRAPKQDRSRATRQRLLEAAVACLAEHGWAGSTVAVVAERAGVSRGAAQHHFPTREDLFTAAVEYVAEERSTALRALFPAGPADRHAVVAALVDLYTGPLFRAALHLWVAASNEDQLRTRVTELEARVGRETHRIAVDLLGADETRPGVRETVQGLLDMARGLGLANLLTDDTARREKVVAQWADLLEQALPAK from the coding sequence ATGAGCACGACGGCGGAAAGCGACCGCGCGACCAGGGAACGTGACCGGGCGCCCAAGCAGGACCGCAGCCGTGCCACCCGGCAGCGACTCCTGGAGGCCGCCGTGGCCTGCCTGGCCGAACACGGCTGGGCGGGCTCCACCGTCGCCGTCGTCGCCGAACGCGCCGGAGTCTCCCGCGGCGCCGCCCAGCACCACTTCCCGACCCGCGAGGACCTGTTCACCGCCGCCGTCGAATACGTCGCCGAAGAACGCTCCACCGCCCTGCGCGCACTCTTCCCGGCCGGCCCCGCCGACCGCCACGCCGTCGTCGCCGCCCTCGTCGACCTCTACACCGGCCCCCTCTTCCGCGCCGCCCTGCACCTGTGGGTCGCCGCCTCCAACGAGGACCAGCTGCGCACCCGCGTGACCGAGCTGGAGGCCCGCGTCGGCCGCGAGACCCACCGCATCGCCGTCGACCTCCTCGGCGCCGACGAGACCCGCCCCGGCGTCCGCGAAACCGTCCAGGGCCTCCTGGACATGGCCCGCGGCCTCGGCCTCGCCAACCTCCTCACCGACGACACCGCCCGCCGCGAGAAAGTCGTCGCCCAGTGGGCCGACCTGCTGGAACAGGCGCTTCCGGCCAAGTAA